From a single Pseudobutyrivibrio xylanivorans genomic region:
- the rbfA gene encoding 30S ribosome-binding factor RbfA → MRKNSVKNTRINEEVMRELSNIIRLEVKDPRISPVTSVVSVEVAPDLKTCKAYISVLGDDEAVKKTIEGLKSSAGFIRRELAHRINLRNTPEITFVSDQSIAYAAKISKLIDEVNAPLHENE, encoded by the coding sequence ATGAGAAAAAATTCAGTTAAAAATACTCGCATTAACGAAGAAGTTATGCGTGAGCTTAGCAATATTATTCGTCTTGAGGTAAAGGATCCACGTATATCACCAGTTACATCGGTGGTATCTGTGGAGGTTGCCCCAGACTTAAAGACTTGCAAGGCATATATTTCGGTTCTCGGGGATGACGAGGCAGTAAAGAAGACTATCGAAGGTCTTAAGAGTTCTGCAGGCTTCATCCGCCGTGAGCTTGCTCACAGAATTAATCTTAGAAATACACCTGAGATTACTTTTGTAAGCGACCAGTCAATTGCTTATGCTGCAAAAATCAGCAAGCTTATTGATGAAGTAAATGCACCTTTGCATGAAAATGAATAG
- the infB gene encoding translation initiation factor IF-2, with protein sequence MAKIKVHELAKELGRESKDLITFLEANGIEAKPQSGVEDDMAAKIRANFSKKAEPKKEKSTEKSGEKQAHAVDKDGNPVKKPRPVDKDGNPIKKKKNVFVVTRDRDDRRRRPGSDSSRNENRDGNNGQKKAQQQAAAPRGPIRPRSFADGVRPSQRASAQSTDTEFVSKKNVAEETQERPSKRNERPERPERQERQDRQERSERRDNRQDRPERGDRPSRGDKPAGKRPEKRADGNNDRRNEGRPSRPSQQASAPDVAPASNAKGGRRDDKKKKNNKDNNNLGGKKQENFINLEKNGGKKKKNNAPKAPERNMEEVLTITIPERITIKDLADKMKVQASAVVKTLFMKGTMVTVNQEVDFEKAEEIALEFNCICEEEEKVDVIAELLKEEEEDTTNYPSRPPVVCVMGHVDHGKTSLLDAIRDTKVTDREAGGITQHIGAYTVSINGQDITFLDTPGHEAFTAMRMRGANSTDIAILVVAADDGVMPQTVEAINHAKAAGIEIIVAINKIDKPNANIDRVKQELSEYQLIPEDWGGSTVFCPVSAHTKEGIDNLLEMILLTAEVLELRANPNRKARGLVIEAQLDKGRGAVATVLVQKGTLHVGDPVACGSCYGKVRAMLDDTGARVKSAGPSVPVEILGLSEVPNAGEVLMSFDSEKEAHSFADTFVAEHKNKLVEQTKSKMSLDALFSEIESGNLKELDIIVKADVQGSVEAVKQSLEKLSNEEVVVKTIHGGVGTINESDVVLASASNAIIIGFNVRVDPQAKMTADREGVDLRLYKVIYDAINDVESAMKGMLDPIFEEKVIGHAEVRQIFKASGVGNIAGSYVTDGYFQRDCMVRVTREGELIHEGKLGSLKRFKDDVKEVKTNFECGLVIEDFNDVQEMDVIEAYIMVEVPR encoded by the coding sequence ATGGCAAAAATAAAAGTACATGAATTAGCCAAAGAGCTTGGCAGGGAAAGTAAAGATTTAATTACTTTTCTTGAAGCTAATGGAATAGAAGCAAAGCCTCAAAGCGGTGTCGAGGACGACATGGCTGCTAAAATCAGAGCAAATTTCTCAAAGAAGGCTGAACCAAAGAAGGAAAAGTCAACAGAGAAGTCTGGTGAGAAGCAGGCTCATGCCGTAGACAAGGACGGAAACCCTGTAAAGAAGCCTCGTCCAGTTGATAAGGATGGAAATCCAATAAAGAAAAAGAAGAACGTATTCGTTGTTACTCGTGACAGAGATGACAGACGTAGACGTCCAGGCTCTGATTCTTCTAGAAACGAGAACAGAGATGGAAATAATGGACAGAAGAAGGCTCAGCAGCAGGCTGCTGCACCAAGAGGGCCAATCAGACCTCGTTCATTTGCTGATGGTGTTCGTCCATCACAGCGTGCTTCTGCACAGTCTACTGATACTGAGTTTGTATCAAAGAAGAACGTAGCTGAGGAGACTCAGGAGCGCCCATCAAAGAGAAACGAACGTCCAGAGAGACCAGAACGTCAGGAGCGCCAGGATCGTCAGGAACGTTCAGAGAGACGTGATAATCGTCAGGATAGACCAGAGCGTGGTGATAGACCTTCACGTGGTGATAAGCCAGCTGGAAAGCGTCCAGAGAAGCGTGCTGATGGAAATAACGATCGCAGAAATGAGGGAAGACCTTCACGTCCATCACAGCAGGCATCTGCTCCAGATGTAGCACCAGCATCAAACGCTAAGGGCGGACGTCGTGACGACAAGAAAAAGAAGAATAACAAGGACAACAATAATTTAGGCGGCAAGAAGCAGGAGAATTTCATCAATCTTGAAAAGAATGGTGGAAAGAAGAAAAAGAACAATGCTCCTAAGGCTCCAGAGCGTAATATGGAAGAGGTTCTTACAATCACTATTCCTGAGAGAATCACAATCAAGGATCTTGCTGACAAGATGAAGGTTCAGGCTTCTGCAGTTGTTAAGACTCTTTTCATGAAGGGTACTATGGTTACAGTTAACCAGGAGGTAGACTTCGAGAAGGCTGAGGAAATCGCTCTCGAGTTCAACTGTATCTGCGAGGAAGAGGAAAAGGTTGATGTTATCGCTGAACTTCTCAAGGAAGAGGAAGAGGATACAACAAACTACCCATCTCGTCCACCTGTTGTCTGCGTAATGGGTCACGTTGACCACGGTAAAACATCACTTCTTGATGCTATCCGTGATACAAAGGTTACAGATCGTGAGGCTGGTGGTATCACACAGCATATCGGTGCTTACACAGTTTCAATCAATGGTCAGGACATCACATTCCTTGATACTCCTGGTCATGAGGCATTCACAGCAATGCGTATGCGTGGTGCTAATTCAACTGATATCGCAATACTTGTAGTTGCTGCTGATGATGGTGTTATGCCTCAGACAGTTGAAGCTATCAACCATGCTAAGGCTGCAGGCATCGAAATCATCGTTGCAATCAACAAGATTGATAAGCCAAACGCAAATATCGACAGAGTTAAGCAGGAGCTTTCAGAGTACCAGCTTATTCCTGAAGATTGGGGCGGAAGCACAGTATTCTGTCCAGTATCAGCTCACACTAAGGAAGGTATCGACAACCTTCTCGAGATGATCCTTCTTACAGCAGAGGTTCTCGAGCTTAGAGCTAACCCTAACCGTAAGGCTCGTGGTCTTGTTATCGAGGCACAGCTTGATAAGGGACGTGGCGCTGTTGCTACAGTTCTCGTTCAGAAGGGTACACTTCACGTTGGTGATCCTGTTGCCTGCGGTAGCTGCTATGGTAAGGTTCGTGCAATGCTTGATGATACAGGCGCACGCGTAAAGAGTGCAGGTCCTTCAGTTCCTGTTGAGATTCTTGGTCTTTCTGAGGTTCCAAACGCAGGTGAAGTACTTATGTCCTTCGATTCAGAGAAGGAAGCTCACTCATTTGCTGATACATTCGTAGCAGAGCACAAGAACAAGCTCGTTGAGCAGACTAAGTCTAAGATGTCTCTTGATGCACTCTTCAGCGAAATCGAGTCAGGAAACCTTAAGGAGCTTGACATCATCGTTAAGGCTGACGTTCAGGGTTCTGTTGAGGCTGTTAAGCAGTCACTTGAGAAGCTTTCTAACGAAGAAGTTGTTGTTAAGACCATCCACGGTGGTGTTGGTACAATCAATGAGTCAGACGTAGTTCTTGCTTCTGCATCAAATGCAATCATCATCGGTTTCAACGTTCGTGTTGATCCACAGGCTAAGATGACTGCTGATAGAGAAGGTGTAGATCTTCGTCTTTACAAGGTAATCTACGATGCAATCAACGATGTTGAGTCTGCTATGAAGGGTATGCTTGATCCAATCTTCGAGGAGAAGGTTATTGGTCACGCAGAGGTTCGCCAGATCTTCAAGGCTTCAGGCGTTGGAAACATTGCTGGTTCATACGTTACAGATGGTTACTTCCAGAGAGATTGTATGGTTCGCGTTACTCGTGAAGGCGAGCTAATCCACGAAGGTAAGCTTGGTTCCCTTAAGAGATTCAAGGATGATGTTAAGGAAGTTAAGACAAACTTCGAGTGTGGTCTTGTTATTGAAGACTTCAATGATGTTCAGGAAATGGATGTCATCGAGGCCTACATTATGGTTGAGGTACCTAGATAA
- a CDS encoding L7Ae/L30e/S12e/Gadd45 family ribosomal protein — MAVDKALNMISMSMKAGKLVSGEFACEQAIKDGSGFLCIIATDASANTKKSFSNSCEFYNVKYVEYGTKESLGHAIGKEYRASIVVCDENLSLSIQDKIQ, encoded by the coding sequence ATGGCAGTAGATAAAGCATTAAATATGATTAGCATGTCCATGAAGGCAGGAAAGCTCGTAAGTGGCGAATTCGCCTGCGAACAGGCTATCAAAGATGGCAGTGGTTTTCTTTGCATTATTGCAACAGATGCATCTGCAAATACTAAAAAATCATTTTCAAATTCCTGTGAATTCTACAATGTGAAATATGTAGAATATGGAACAAAAGAATCTTTAGGTCATGCAATTGGAAAAGAATATCGGGCATCAATTGTAGTGTGCGATGAAAATTTATCCTTAAGCATTCAAGATAAGATACAGTAG
- the rnpM gene encoding RNase P modulator RnpM — protein sequence MKAQELPLRKCVACNCMKPKNELFRVVRLPEGIQLDPSYKGQGRGAYVCRNLECIALAQKKKSFNRALKCAVSDDVLNSLYMELENGSR from the coding sequence ATGAAAGCACAGGAATTACCTCTTAGAAAATGCGTTGCCTGCAATTGTATGAAGCCAAAGAATGAGCTTTTCAGAGTCGTTAGACTTCCTGAAGGTATTCAGCTTGATCCTTCATATAAGGGACAGGGACGTGGCGCCTATGTTTGCCGCAATCTGGAATGCATAGCGCTTGCACAGAAGAAAAAGTCTTTTAACAGAGCTTTGAAATGTGCAGTTTCTGATGATGTGCTTAACAGTTTATATATGGAGTTGGAAAATGGCAGTAGATAA